From Cecembia calidifontis, one genomic window encodes:
- the upp gene encoding uracil phosphoribosyltransferase → MFVLSKDNSIALQFLSEVRDMHLQHDRWRFRKNLERLGEIMAYEISKDLDYEEIHIKTPLAETQVKKLKEKPVLISVLRAAIPFYQGFLNYFDQADSGFVGAYRKPEKEGDKEVEIEFLYQAAPNLEGREVILVDPMLATGKSFVKTIQNLLHNGTPKIIHIACLIAAPEGVAYLQNNINVPYKLWLGALDEKLNDKFYIVPGLGDAGDLCFGDKI, encoded by the coding sequence ATGTTTGTTTTATCAAAAGATAACAGTATCGCACTTCAATTCCTGTCGGAGGTCCGTGACATGCATTTACAGCATGACCGGTGGAGATTCAGAAAAAATCTTGAACGCTTAGGCGAAATCATGGCTTATGAAATCTCCAAGGACCTGGATTATGAGGAAATCCACATCAAAACCCCTCTGGCGGAGACCCAGGTCAAAAAACTGAAAGAGAAACCTGTCCTCATCAGTGTTCTCCGTGCCGCCATCCCCTTTTATCAGGGATTCCTAAACTATTTTGACCAGGCCGACAGTGGTTTTGTGGGAGCATACCGCAAACCTGAAAAAGAGGGAGATAAAGAAGTTGAAATTGAGTTTCTTTACCAAGCAGCTCCCAACCTGGAAGGAAGGGAGGTAATCTTGGTGGACCCCATGCTGGCAACGGGAAAATCCTTCGTGAAAACAATTCAAAACCTACTTCATAACGGAACCCCAAAAATCATCCATATTGCCTGTTTGATTGCTGCACCGGAAGGGGTTGCATACCTCCAAAACAACATCAATGTCCCTTACAAGCTTTGGTTGGGGGCCCTGGATGAAAAATTGAACGATAAGTTTTATATCGTGCCCGGATTAGGTGATGCCGGAGATCTTTGTTTTGGAGATAAAATTTAA
- a CDS encoding IlvD/Edd family dehydratase: MKNKKLRSQEWYGRKGKDGFIYRSWMKNQGLPHHLFEGKKPVIGICNTYSELTPCNAHFRELADAVKRGVWEAGGFPLEFPVMSLGECSIKPTAMLFRNLASMDVEESIRANPMDGVILLCGCDKTTPSLVMGAASVNLPTLVVSGGPMLAGWFKGKKIGTSDVWRFAEQYKKGELSEEEFVAAEAAMSRSRGHCAPMGTASSMAAMVEALGLALPDNATIPAADSRRKVLAHMAGMRIVEMVKEDLKMTDILTRKAFENAIMVNAAIGGSTNFILHLLAIAGRIGVELDIEDFDKFSANIPLIANIQPSGEHFVEDLFYAGGMPAVMKEIQSILHTDLITVNGKTIGENIANAECYNRDLIGTMEKPFKPESGIAVLKGNLCPHGAVLKPSAATPSLLQHRGKAVVFEDIDDYKKRVDDPDLDVTPDSVLVLKNVGPKGYPGMPEVGNMALPAKILAQGVSDMVRISDGRMSGTGFGTVVLHVSPESAVGGNLALVKDGDWITLDVPNRTLTLEVSYEELEKRRASFKPLDLGYDRGYVNLFIQNVTQAHEGVDFDFLKGSSGPEVKRDSH, translated from the coding sequence ATGAAAAATAAAAAATTGAGAAGCCAGGAATGGTACGGCCGTAAAGGCAAAGATGGTTTTATTTATAGATCTTGGATGAAAAACCAGGGACTGCCCCATCATTTGTTTGAAGGTAAAAAACCCGTAATAGGCATCTGCAACACCTATTCAGAACTTACTCCCTGCAACGCGCATTTCAGAGAATTGGCAGATGCAGTCAAAAGGGGTGTCTGGGAGGCTGGTGGTTTTCCATTAGAGTTTCCCGTGATGTCATTGGGAGAGTGTTCCATCAAGCCAACAGCCATGTTATTTAGAAATCTCGCCAGTATGGATGTGGAGGAAAGTATCCGTGCCAATCCAATGGACGGGGTGATTTTGCTTTGTGGCTGCGATAAAACAACCCCTTCCCTGGTCATGGGGGCGGCAAGTGTTAACCTGCCTACTTTGGTGGTTTCCGGAGGCCCTATGCTGGCAGGTTGGTTCAAAGGCAAGAAAATCGGCACCTCAGATGTTTGGAGGTTTGCCGAGCAATATAAAAAAGGGGAACTATCTGAAGAAGAATTTGTCGCTGCTGAGGCCGCCATGTCCCGCTCGAGAGGACACTGTGCACCCATGGGCACAGCCTCTTCTATGGCAGCTATGGTAGAGGCTTTGGGCCTTGCTTTGCCTGACAATGCAACCATACCTGCCGCTGATTCCAGGAGAAAAGTCCTTGCCCATATGGCAGGGATGAGGATAGTGGAAATGGTAAAGGAAGACCTCAAAATGACTGACATTCTTACCAGAAAGGCCTTTGAAAATGCCATCATGGTCAATGCAGCTATTGGGGGATCGACTAACTTTATTCTCCATCTCCTGGCAATAGCAGGTAGGATAGGAGTAGAATTGGATATTGAGGATTTTGATAAATTCTCTGCCAATATTCCTTTGATTGCCAACATACAACCTTCCGGGGAGCATTTTGTGGAGGACCTTTTCTACGCCGGGGGTATGCCTGCGGTCATGAAGGAAATTCAGAGCATTTTGCATACCGATTTGATAACTGTCAATGGTAAGACTATAGGTGAAAATATAGCCAATGCGGAATGCTATAACCGTGACCTTATTGGGACCATGGAGAAGCCTTTTAAACCTGAATCCGGCATTGCAGTACTTAAGGGGAATCTTTGTCCCCATGGGGCTGTGTTGAAGCCTTCTGCAGCTACTCCGTCCTTGTTGCAGCACAGGGGCAAGGCAGTGGTTTTTGAAGATATCGACGATTACAAGAAAAGGGTAGATGACCCGGATCTTGATGTGACCCCGGACTCTGTTTTGGTCCTTAAAAATGTTGGACCAAAAGGCTATCCGGGTATGCCAGAGGTAGGAAATATGGCCCTGCCTGCTAAAATCCTGGCCCAGGGTGTTTCCGATATGGTAAGGATTTCAGATGGCAGGATGAGTGGTACGGGCTTTGGTACCGTTGTACTCCATGTCTCTCCTGAATCTGCGGTGGGTGGCAATCTGGCACTTGTCAAAGACGGAGATTGGATTACCTTGGATGTGCCCAACAGGACTTTGACACTTGAAGTTTCCTATGAAGAATTGGAAAAGAGAAGGGCTTCTTTCAAACCCTTGGACTTAGGGTATGATAGAGGTTATGTGAATTTGTTTATCCAAAATGTGACACAGGCCCATGAAGGAGTTGATTTTGATTTTCTCAAAGGGTCCTCTGGTCCAGAAGTGAAAAGAGATTCTCACTGA
- a CDS encoding SDR family NAD(P)-dependent oxidoreductase: MKNHRKVALITGAGQGIGLEIARQLSSNSHHVIINDIEKSLTDEAVADLLKTAQGKVIGVSGDSGNPDTIFEMTGVAASEFGNLDIAIANAGVTLYGDFLEYSFEDFMEVMRVNMAGTFFLAQAAAQMMKKQKEGGSLLFTSSVTAHQAHKNLAAYAMSKAGIEMLAKNLVIELSEYGINVNSIAPGATLTNRTAMDKDYEKTWSRITPMGRPASVKDVAHAAIFLVSDEARHITGQNLIIDGGWTSISPSPY, from the coding sequence ATGAAAAATCATCGGAAAGTTGCATTGATTACCGGAGCCGGACAGGGGATCGGCCTGGAAATAGCCAGACAGCTCTCTTCAAATTCCCATCATGTCATAATCAATGATATTGAAAAAAGCCTGACAGATGAAGCTGTGGCGGATTTGTTGAAAACTGCTCAAGGAAAAGTTATTGGGGTATCCGGCGATTCAGGAAACCCGGATACCATTTTTGAAATGACTGGAGTGGCGGCCAGTGAATTTGGCAATTTGGACATAGCTATTGCCAATGCCGGAGTTACGCTATACGGAGATTTTCTGGAATATTCTTTTGAGGATTTTATGGAAGTCATGCGGGTCAATATGGCCGGGACTTTCTTCCTTGCCCAAGCTGCCGCCCAGATGATGAAAAAGCAGAAAGAAGGCGGTTCTCTGCTTTTTACTTCTTCGGTGACCGCCCATCAAGCACATAAAAACCTGGCAGCCTATGCCATGAGCAAGGCAGGGATTGAAATGTTGGCCAAAAATCTTGTCATTGAACTTTCGGAGTACGGCATCAATGTAAATTCAATTGCGCCAGGGGCCACACTGACCAACCGCACAGCCATGGATAAAGATTATGAAAAAACATGGTCCAGAATTACGCCTATGGGTAGACCTGCTTCAGTAAAGGATGTAGCCCATGCAGCCATATTTCTTGTTTCGGATGAAGCAAGACATATTACAGGTCAAAACCTGATCATTGACGGGGGCTGGACCAGTATAAGTCCATCACCCTATTGA
- a CDS encoding calcium/sodium antiporter translates to MVYVMLLVGLAILLAGGKYLVDGASALASKFGISAGLIGLTVVAFGTSAPELLVSVNAALKGNSDIAMGNVIGSNISNISLVLGISALIYPIHIIRSLLKLDYLATLLSAILFYVLSLNGLISRIEGICLFILLIAFNWYFFRKLGKVDEEISENGEDQKDSPLWKSLLLLVIGVFGLYYGSDLLVDNAVKISKVFGVSERVIGVTIIAIGTSLPELVTSIIAGIKKETDIAIGNILGSNIMNILAIIGITSIIKPIPVSDAFLGQDFLWMLGLTLVLYPILRTRLRISRMEGFFLLAIYGAYLYSIL, encoded by the coding sequence ATGGTTTATGTGATGTTGTTGGTCGGCCTGGCCATCCTTCTTGCTGGAGGTAAATATTTGGTAGACGGCGCTTCTGCACTTGCCAGCAAATTTGGTATCAGTGCCGGACTTATAGGACTTACGGTGGTAGCCTTCGGAACCTCGGCCCCAGAGTTATTGGTAAGCGTCAATGCAGCACTTAAGGGCAACAGTGACATTGCCATGGGTAATGTTATCGGTTCCAATATCTCCAATATTTCCTTGGTGTTGGGAATTTCCGCACTTATATATCCCATTCATATCATCCGGTCATTGCTCAAACTGGATTACCTGGCGACACTGCTCAGTGCCATTTTATTTTATGTCTTATCACTGAATGGCTTGATCTCCAGAATAGAAGGAATATGCTTATTTATTCTGCTAATCGCTTTCAATTGGTATTTTTTTAGAAAACTGGGCAAAGTAGATGAAGAAATTTCTGAAAATGGTGAAGACCAAAAGGATTCCCCCTTATGGAAGTCCCTATTATTATTAGTAATTGGCGTGTTTGGTCTTTATTATGGATCTGACCTTTTGGTGGATAATGCAGTCAAGATATCAAAAGTTTTCGGAGTAAGTGAAAGGGTAATCGGAGTCACAATAATAGCCATAGGCACTAGCTTACCGGAATTGGTCACCTCCATAATAGCGGGAATTAAGAAAGAAACTGACATCGCGATCGGCAATATTCTCGGAAGCAACATCATGAATATCCTGGCTATCATAGGAATTACATCAATTATTAAACCAATACCTGTGTCAGATGCTTTTTTAGGACAGGACTTTTTATGGATGCTCGGCTTGACCTTGGTGCTATACCCTATTCTGAGAACAAGACTTAGAATTTCAAGAATGGAAGGTTTCTTCCTTTTGGCTATTTATGGCGCTTATCTCTACAGTATTTTATGA
- a CDS encoding DinB family protein produces the protein MKAFFEDILEYTYRSNHTMILLLEKNEKKVSTKALNTASHILIAQQLWNRRLEGKSNNLGLWDLLQVENMGEMNKELYQQTLVLLQKIPLSQVISYHDTKGNPYTNTFQEILFHMVNHSTYHRGQVIAQMKEDGIEVESTDYIYWKRK, from the coding sequence ATGAAGGCTTTTTTTGAAGATATTTTGGAATATACCTACAGAAGTAACCATACCATGATTCTTCTGCTGGAAAAAAACGAAAAGAAAGTTTCTACAAAAGCTTTGAATACAGCAAGCCATATCTTGATTGCCCAGCAATTGTGGAACCGAAGATTGGAGGGTAAATCCAATAATTTAGGACTTTGGGATCTTTTGCAGGTAGAGAATATGGGTGAGATGAACAAAGAGTTGTATCAACAGACTTTGGTGCTGCTCCAAAAAATCCCTCTTTCACAGGTCATCAGCTATCACGATACCAAAGGGAATCCCTATACCAATACTTTCCAGGAGATCCTTTTTCATATGGTCAATCACAGTACTTACCATAGAGGACAAGTGATCGCTCAAATGAAAGAGGATGGCATAGAGGTCGAGTCCACAGATTATATTTATTGGAAAAGGAAATAA